The following are encoded together in the Drosophila takahashii strain IR98-3 E-12201 chromosome X, DtakHiC1v2, whole genome shotgun sequence genome:
- the Arfrp1 gene encoding ADP-ribosylation factor-related protein 1 has product MYTLMHGFYKYMTQKDDYCVVILGLDNAGKTTYLEAAKTTFTRNYKGLNPSKITTTVGLNIGTIDVQGVRLNFWDLGGQQELQSLWDKYYQESHGVIYVIDSNDRERMDESKAIFDKMIKNELLSGVPLLILANKQDLPDVMGVREIKPVFQQAGALIGRRDCLTIPVSALHGEGVDEGIKWLVEAIKRHAVVRPPREND; this is encoded by the exons ATGTACACGTTGATGCACGGCTTCTACAAGTACATGACTCAGAAGGACGACTACTGCGTGGTGATCCTGGGCCTGGACAATGCTGGCAAAACG ACCTACCTGGAGGCCGCCAAAACGACGTTCACGCGGAACTACAAGGGCCTGAATCCCAGCAAGATCACGACGACAGTGGGCCTTAATATCGGCACCATCGACGTGCAGGGCGTGCGGCTAAATTTCTGGGATCTCGGTGGCCAGCAGGAGCTGCAGTCGCTGTGGGACAAGTACTACCAGGAGTCGCATGGCGTCATCTATGTGATCGACTCCAACGACCGGGAGCGCATGGACGAGTCCAAGGCGATCTTTG ATAAGATGATCAAGAACGAGCTGCTGTCCGGCGTGCCTTTGCTCATCCTGGCCAACAAGCAGGATCTGCCCGATGTGATGGGCGTGCGGGAGATCAAGCCCGTGTTCCAGCAGGCGGGCGCCTTGATTGGCCGCCGAGATTGCCTCACCATTCCCGTGTCCGCCCTTCATGGCGAGGGCGTCGACGAGGGCATCAAGTGGCTGGTGGAGGCTATTAAACGGCATGCGGTGGTCCGGCCGCCGCGGGAAAACGACTAG
- the Bx42 gene encoding puff-specific protein Bx42, whose translation MSLSSLLPTPTNAVWDREDERRLAARGAPKIGALVSAKIAAPPYGQRKDWIPRTEADFGDGGAFPEIHVAQYPLGLGAPGNVGKKSDALAVRLDDKGKVKYDAIARQGHGKDKVVYSSISQLLPAEVLAEDAEELQRPDEETVLETTEETRLALEKLTNQKITSALPVRHAQKAGPAQYIRYTPSQQGDAFNSGAKQRVIRMVEAQLDPMEPPKFRINKKIPRGPPSPPAPVLHSPSRKVTVKEQKEWKIPPCISNWKNAKGYTIPLDKRLAADGRGLQQVHINEKFAKMAEALYIADRKAREAVEARAQLEKKLAQKEKEKKEDMLRMMAQRAREERAGLRNPEAADPSSSVGPSGSGGGGGAEARERNDLRAERQRERQRDRNLQRAAPEKRSKLQRERERDISEQIALGLPAKSAGNGETLFDQRLFNTTKGMDSGYGDDEAYNVYDKPWRDSNTLGAHIYRPSKQADSDNYGGDLDAIVNTKRFVPDKQFSGASRDAAAGQRSGPVEFEKEEDPFGLDQFLNMAKKAPKRAEEKSNERSSHSDRKRSRRD comes from the exons ATGTCGCTATCGAGCCTGCTGCCCACGCCGACGAACGCGGTCTGGGATCGGGAGGACGAGCGTCGCCTGGCCGCCCGCGGAGCCCCGAAGATCGGAGCCCTGGTCTCCGCCAAAATCGCAGCTCCGCCGTACGGACAGCGCAAGGATTGGATTCCTCGCACGGAGGCCGACTTTGGCGACGGCGGCGCCTTCCCGGAGATCCATGTGGCGCAGTATCCGCTGG gCCTCGGAGCCCCCGGAAATGTGGGCAAGAAGTCGGATGCCCTGGCCGTTCGGCTGGACGACAAGGGAAAGGTGAAATACGATGCCATAGCGCGCCAAGGACATGGCAAGGACAAGGTGGTCTACTCCTCCATCTCGCAACTGCTGCCGGCTGAAGTCCTAGCCGAAGATGCGGAGGAACTGCAGCGACCGGACGAGGAAACTGTGCTGGAGACCACGGAGGAGACTCGCCTGGCGCTGGAAAAGCTGACCAACCAGAAGATCACCTCGGCACTGCCCGTGCGCCACGCCCAGAAGGCGGGTCCCGCCCAGTACATCCGGTACACGCCGTCGCAGCAGGGCGACGCCTTCAATTCGGGCGCCAAGCAGCGGGTCATTCGGATGGTGGAGGCGCAGCTGGATCCGATGGAGCCGCCCAAGTTCCGCATCAACAAGAAGATACCGCGCGGCCCTCCCTCGCCGCCGGCACCCGTCCTCCACTCGCCGTCGCGCAAGGTGACGGTCAAGGAGCAGAAGGAGTGGAAGATCCCGCCCTGCATATCCAACTGGAAGAACGCCAAAG GTTACACCATTCCGCTGGACAAGCGCCTGGCGGCCGACGGACGCGGCCTGCAGCAGGTGCACATCAACGAGAAGTTCGCCAAGATGGCCGAGGCGCTGTACATAGCCGATCGCAAGGCCCGCGAGGCGGTGGAGGCCCGTGCCCAGCTGGAGAAGAAGCTGGCccagaaggagaaggagaagaaggagGATATGCTGCGCATGATGGCGCAAAGGGCACGCGAGGAGCGGGCGGGTCTGCGCAACCCAGAGGCAGCTGATCCCTCATCATCAGTAGGTCCATCTGGATcaggaggcggcggaggagcagaGGCGCGTGAACGCAACGATTTGCGGGCGGAGCGGCAGAGGGAGCGCCAGCGGGACAGGAATCTGCAGCGAGCGGCCCCGGAAAAGCGCTCTAAACTGCAGCGGGAGCGGGAACGCGACATCTCCGAGCAGATCGCCCTCGGCCTGCCCGCCAAGAGTGCCGGCAATGGCGAGACCCTCTTCGATCAGCGCCTCTTCAACACCACCAAGGGCATGGACTCCGGTTACGGCGACGACGAGGCGTACAATGTGTACGACAAGCCGTGGCGCGATTCCAACACTTTGGGAGCCCACATCTACCGGCCCAGCAAGCAGGCAGATAGCGACAACTACGGCGGCGATCTGGATGCCATTGTGAATACCAAGCGCTTCGTGCCGGACAAGCAGTTCTCCGGCGCTTCGCGGGATGCGGCCGCCGGCCAGAGGAGCGGACCCGTCGAGttcgagaaggaggaggatccCTTCGGGCTCGATCAGTTCTTGAACATGGCCAAAAAGGCGCCCAAGCGAGCCGAGGAGAAGAGCAACGAGCGCAGCAGCCATTCGGATCGCAAGCGCAGCAGGCGCGATTAG
- the LOC108056712 gene encoding melanization protease 1-like, translating into MVLRPGTFTFALFLCGVFLASCWAKPRLHFGICHGPERGKCLPIEECREEEGFHQAKDSAECFSTICCLSKRPEYPQSIKNYCHHDLRPHISNGQVSEMREFPWMAMLLYGNRVLPKCGGSLVAAKWVLTAAHCVPSENDQEKLHLVRLGVWDVRLENCQGLNCTPPPEDYPIERAIVHEMYRPLDKTGSNLEKYSNDIALLLLSRTVIYTQFIQPICLPPAFTASRRDVYVDYKLTIAGWGRTSGSSEATSQVKIKATVNGWSMESCKRLYAGVSGGQMCTGGGAARRGSCFGDSGGPVMDGNQLVGIISLGGSECGSDSTPMVVTRVDTYLNWLKRHIPQ; encoded by the exons ATGGTTCTCCGACCCGGAACCTTTACCTTTGCCTTGTTCCTCTGCGGAGTGTTTTTGGCCAGCTGTTGGGCAA AACCCAGGCTGCACTTTGGTATCTGCCATGGACCCGAAAGGGGCAAGTGCCTGCCCATCGAGGAGTGCCGCGAGGAGGAGGGTTTTCACCAGGCCAAGGACTCGGCCGAGTGCTTCAGTACGATTTGTTGCCTCTCGAAGCGACCGGAGTACCCGCAATCCATAAAGAACTACTGCCACCACGATCTGCGGCCCCACATCTCCAATGGCCAGGTGTCCGAGATGCGGGAATTCCCCTGGATGGCCATGTTGCTGTACGGCAATCGGGTGCTGCCCAAGTGCGGTGGCTCCCTGGTGGCCGCCAAGTGGGTCCTGACCGCCGCCCATTGTGTGCCGAGCGAGAATGACCAGGAGAAGCTGCATCTCGTTCGGCTGGGCGTGTGGGATGTTCGCCTGGAGAATTGCCAGGGCTTGAACTGCACACCGCCGCCCGAGGATTACCCCATCGAGCGGGCCATCGTTCACGAGATGTATCGCCCTTTGGACAAGACAGGATCCAATCTAGAGAAGTACTCCAACGACATTGCCCTGCTGCTTCTTTCCCGCACTGTCATCTACACGCAGTTCATCCAGCCCATCTGCCTGCCGCCGGCGTTCACTGCCTCCCGCCGCGATGTCTATGTAGACTATAAACTGACCATTGCGGGATGGGGTCGCACCAGTGGCTCCTCGGAGGCCACCAGCCAGGTGAAGATCAAGGCGACGGTTAATGGCTGGTCCATGGAGAGCTGCAAAAGGCTGTACGCCGGCGTGAGTGGTGGGCAGATGTGCACCGGAGGAGGGGCCGCCAGGAGGGGCAGCTGCTTCGGCGACTCCGGCGGCCCGGTGATGGACGGCAACCAACTGGTGGGCATCATCTCGCTGGGCGGCTCTGAGTGCGGTTCCGACAGCACACCCATGGTGGTCACGCGGGTGGATACCTATTTAAACTGGCTGAAGCGGCACATCCCTCAATAA
- the LOC108056714 gene encoding uncharacterized protein — protein MPRKPSSSDSDSEDDAQMRQFLEAADTTLLTNAMFQTADKEEQPVATGKQDVKPPPTKSERYVEEQEAPASDLQITQEMQTHIWSRLSGIIQKKIEFSSLENPNLAEKQKQKPPPDRVKLVSNADCYLIADLVEEGPPGPQKKPNIKRRTPKEDQSSPESLDSVAVTGESLLEGKDLLAWAQKKPRQDKIFHYRASDPKATKLVAIEATNEFTKRRRQNNWNESKIGKRKAKK, from the coding sequence atgcCAAGGAAACCGAGCAGCAGTGACTCCGATTCGGAGGATGACGCACAGATGCGTCAGTTCCTGGAGGCGGCAGACACCACCCTGCTCACGAATGCCATGTTCCAGACGGCGGATAAAGAGGAGCAGCCGGTGGCCACCGGGAAACAGGATGTTAAGCCACCACCAACCAAAAGCGAACGCTATGTGGAGGAGCAGGAAGCGCCCGCCAGCGATCTCCAGATCACGCAGGAAATGCAAACGCACATCTGGAGCAGACTGAGTGGCATAATCCAGAAGAAAATAGAGTTCTCCTCCCTGGAAAATCCTAATCTCGcggagaaacagaaacagaagccTCCGCCCGACCGGGTGAAGCTGGTGTCCAATGCCGATTGCTACTTGATCGCTGATCTGGTGGAGGAAGGTCCTCCGGGTCCCCAAAAGAAACCCAACATCAAGAGACGCACGCCCAAGGAAGACCAATCCTCGCCAGAATCCCTGGACTCCGTGGCAGTCACTGGGGAATCCCTGCTCGAGGGCAAGGACCTGCTCGCCTGGGCCCAGAAAAAGCCGCGCCAGGACAAGATCTTCCACTACAGAGCCAGCGATCCGAAGGCCACCAAACTAGTGGCCATTGAAGCCACCAACGAGTTCACCAAGCGAAGGCGTCAAAACAATTGGAACGAGTCCAAGATTGGCAAAAGGAAGgccaagaaataa
- the Spt7 gene encoding uncharacterized protein Spt7, with protein MQVEHWGALPTEDDGVQLTPDKYVPTAAKKPKLDEIRLRGELQPDEKHHTVELRSALVTQTIEVMKQTEVLQSLIETYSNKNGSSNYLLNPCLMIPEVDFPPENAAELVGSQKFQKPIWFTPTVDTAYSRGDPQSYPEISGSACRQAVRKVMCGMLRLAGFTDCSESAVQLLTDATEEFLRSFIGEYRGNYDTQPRLEKSTVLQLVPLESAHTALTGTSLTQVHNYYKHKVLARNRVEIGEFNSVLQEYDKLMKESQSSLQKQQHNNEFNGHDFLNILDNSATGSSQSIGGNLAMGDMLQDLGGGSTGSSGTVSSQQMLYGLLDGQISSNTSNMTGTSGNGSTSGNGSGTVTNFHATFES; from the exons ATGCAAGTGGAGCACTGGGGCGCGTTGCCCACGGAGGACGATGGTGTCCAGCTGACGCCGGACAAATATGTGCCCACGGCGGCCAAGAAACCCAAGCTGGACGAGATTCGCTTGCGCGGGGAACTGCAGCCGGATGAAAAACA CCACACGGTGGAACTGCGGAGCGCCCTGGTCACCCAGACCATCGAGGTGATGAAGCAAACCGAGGTTCTGCAGTCCCTCATCGAAACGTACtccaataaaaat GGAAGTTCGAACTACCTGCTGAATCCCTGCCTGATGATACCAGAAGTGGACTTTCCCCCTGAGAACGCCGCCGAGCTGGTGGGCAGCCAGAAGTTCCAGAAGCCCATCTGGTTCACGCCCACCGTGGACACGGCGTACTCGCGCGGGGATCCGCAGTCCTATCCGGAGATCTCCGGCTCTGCCTGCCGCCAGGCGGTGCGCAAGGTGATGTGCGGCATGCTGCGGCTCGCGGGATTCACCGACTGCTCGGAGTCGGCGGTGCAGCTGCTGACCGATGCCACCGAGGAGTTCCTGCGCAGCTTCATCGGCGAGTATCGCGGCAATTACGACACTCAGCCGCGGCTGGAGAAGTCCACGGTGCTGCAGCTGGTTCCCTTGGAGAGCGCCCACACTGCGCTCACGGGCACCTCGCTCACCCAGGTGCACAACTACTACAAGCACAAGGTGCTCGCCCGGAATCGCGTGGAGATCGGGGAGTTCAACAGCGTGCTGCAGGAGTACGACAAGCTGATGAAGGAGAGCCAGAGCAGCctgcaaaagcagcagcacaaCAACGAGTTCAACGGCCACGACTTCCTCAACATCCTGGACAACAGCGCCACCGGCAGCAGTCAGAGCATCGGCGGCAACCTGGCCATGGGCGACATGCTGCAGGATCTGGGCGGCGGCAGCACGGGCTCCAGCGGCACCGTCAGCTCCCAGCAGATGCTCTACGGCCTGCTTGATGGACAGATATCTTCCAATACCTCCAATATGACGGGCACCAGCGGCAATGGCAGCACAAGTGGGAACGGGAGTGGCACGGTCACCAACTTCCATGCCACTTTTGAGTCGTAA
- the LOC108056713 gene encoding E3 ubiquitin ligase Rnf121: protein MHQQHMDLHAPVDLNKSLDEMTPEERMRAEHQLMVEKHRGHDAMHSEMVIILFVTLVIAQIILVEWKKRHYSSYAFVTLLAMWLIPLIISCSFGWLRFILIWLVFTCITALVMRRAISKPIQGTTPRLVYKWFYFIYKLSYGLGLVGYLVIMAAFLGMNYLFSQPPNTWMDVGLMFCFYGLYIGVLGRDISEICSDKMAAAIGYYTPQGIPTRHLDQNVCAVCGNQLLVSEKEEGVIENTYKLSCNHVFHEFCIRGWCIVGKKQTCPYCKEKVDLQKMFRNPWEKPHVLYGRLLDWIRWLVAWQPLIFFIVQGINWMLGLE, encoded by the exons ATGCACCAGCAGCACATGGACCTCCATGCGCCCGTGGACCTGAACAAG TCCCTGGACGAGATGACGCCGGAGGAGCGGATGAG AGCGGAGCACCAACTGATGGTGGAGAAGCATCGCGGCCACGACGCCATGCACTCCGAAATGGTCATCATCCTGTTCGTCACCCTGGTCATCGCCCAGATCATCCTGGTCGAGTGGAAGAAGCGCCACTACAGCTCCTACGCCTTCGTCACCCTGCTGGCCATGTGGCTCATCCCGCTGATCATCTCCTGCAGCTTCGGCTGGCTGCGCTTCATCCTCATCTGGCTGGTCTTCACCTGCATCACGGCCCTGGTGATGCGTCGGGCCATCAGCAAGCCCATCCAGGGCACAACGCCCAG GCTGGTCTACAAGTGGTTCTACTTCATCTACAAACTGAGCTATGGGCTCGGTCTGGTGGGCTACCTGGTGATCATGGCCGCCTTCCTGGGCATGAACTACCTGTTCTCGCAGCCACCGAACACCTGGATGGACGTGGGCCTGATGTTCTGCTTCTACGGGCTGTATATCGGTGTTCTAGGGCGGGATATATCCGAGATATGTTCGGATAAGATGGCGGCAGCCATAGGC TACTACACACCGCAGGGCATCCCCACGCGGCATCTGGATCAGAATGTCTGCGCCGTTTGCGGCAATCAGCTGCTGGTCTCCGAAAAGGAGGAGGGCGTCATCGAGAACACCTACAAGCTGTCCTGCAACCATGTGTTCCACGAGTTCTGCATACGCGGCTGGTGCATTGTGGGCAAGAAGCAGACGTGTCCCTACTGCAAGGAGAAGGTCGATCTGCAGAAGATGTTCCGCAATCC CTGGGAGAAGCCGCATGTGCTGTACGGACGCCTGCTGGACTGGATCCGCTGGCTGGTGGCCTGGCAGCCGCTCATCTTCTTCATAGTACAAGGCATCAACTGGATGCTGGGACTGGAATAG
- the Ucp4A gene encoding mitochondrial uncoupling protein 4, with the protein MAAKTDESSPAVAPVAGGSSSPVPSSGRHQLRPVKFDYADSFACTYIVSVVAASIAELATYPLDLTKTRLQIQGEGAAQSAGKSNMQYRGMVATAFGIAREEGALKLWQGVTPALYRHVVYSGVRICSYDLMRKEFTENGSQALPVWKSALCGVTAGAVAQWLASPADLVKVQIQMEGRRRLMGEKPRVHSAGHAFREIVQRGGVKGLWKGSIPNVQRAALVNLGDLTTYDTIKHLIMDRLQMPDCHTVHVLASICAGFVAAIMGTPADVVKTRIMNQPTDEKGRGLLYRGSVDCLRQTVGREGFVALYKGFLPCWIRMAPWSLTFWLSFEQIRKMIGASGY; encoded by the exons ATGGCAGCCAAAACGGATGAATCCTCGCCAGCAGTGGCTCCTGTCGCCGGCGGGAGCAGCAGCCCAGTGCCCTCCAGTGGACGCCACCAGTTGCGACCCGTGAAGTTCGACTACGCGGACTCGTTTGCCTGCACCTACATCGTTTCCGTGGTGGCCGCCTCCATCGCCGAGCTGGCCACCTATCCCCTGGACCTCACGAAGACGCGTCTGCAGATCCAGGGCGAGGGAGCCGCCCAGTCCGCCGGAAAGTCCAAT ATGCAATACCGCGGCATGGTGGCCACCGCCTTCGGGATTGCGCGCGAGGAGGGCGCCCTGAAGCTGTGGCAGGGCGTGACGCCGGCGCTCTACCGACACGTCGTCTATAG CGGCGTGAGGATCTGCAGCTACGACCTGATGCGCAAGGAGTTCACCGAGAACGGCAGCCAGGCGCTGCCCGTTTGGAAGTCCGCCCTGTGTGGCGTCACAGCGGGCGCCGTTGCCCAGTGGCTGGCCTCGCCGGCTGATTTGGTTAAGGTGCAGATCCAAATGGAGGGACGCCGGCGACTGATGGGCGAGAAGCCAAGGGTCCACTCAGCGGGCCACGCCTTCCGCGAGATCGTCCAGCGCGGCGGAGTGAAGGGCCTGTGGAAGGGCAGCATACCGAATGTGCAGCGGGCGGCGCTGGTCAACCTGGGCGACCTGACCACCTACGACACCATCAAGCACCTGATCATGGACCGCCTGCAGATGCCCGACTGCCACACCGTTCATGTGCTGGCCTCCATTTGCGCGGGCTTCGTGGCGGCGATCATGGGCACGCCGGCGGATGTGGTGAAGACAAGGATTATGAACCAGCCGACGGATGAGAAGGGGCG GGGCCTGCTGTACCGCGGATCCGTGGACTGCCTGCGGCAAACGGTGGGCAGGGAGGGCTTTGTGGCCTTGTACAAGGGCTTCCTGCCCTGCTGGATACGCATGGCGCCCTGGTCGCTCACCTTCTGGCTGTCCTTCGAGCAGATCCGCAAGATGATCGGTGCCTCCGGCTACTAA
- the LOC108056755 gene encoding replication factor C subunit 4 encodes MQAFLKTGKSTAGAGEKSQGAAAARRKPPAPWVEKYRPRNVDDVVEQSEVVAVLRKCVEGGDLPNMLLYGPPGTGKTSTILAAGRQIFGDMFKDRILELNASDERGINVVRTKIKNFSQLSASSVRPDGRPCPPFKIIILDEADSMTHAAQSALRRTMEKESRSTRFCLICNYVSRIIVPITSRCSKFRFKALGDDQVIARLKHICEAEGVRIEEEAYGSIVKISGGDLRRAITTLQSCYRLKGPEHLINTADLFEMSGVIPEYYLEDYLEVCRSGNYERLEQFVREIGFSAYSVGQMMEQFVEFIVHHQGLNDPQKATICDKLGECCFRLQDGGSEYLQIMDLGCCIILALK; translated from the exons ATGCAGGCCTTTTTGAAGACGGGCAAATCGACGGCGGGAGCTGGGGAGAAGAGCCAGGGAGCTGCGGCGGCGCGGCGCAAACCGCCGGCTCCCTGGGTGGAGAAATA CCGGCCGCGCAACGTTGACGATGTGGTGGAGCAGTCCGAGGTGGTGGCCGTGCTGCGCAAGTGCGTCGAGGGCGGGGACCTGCCCAATATGCTGCTCTACGGCCCTCCCGGCACGGGAAAAACCAGCACGATCCTGGCCGCCGGCCGGCAGATCTTCGGCGACATGTTCAAGGATCGCATCCTCGAGCTGAACGCCTCCGACGAGCGCGGCATCAATGTGGTGCGCACCAAGATCAAGAACTTCTCGCAGCTCTCGGCGAGCAGCGTTCGTCCGGATGGCCGGCCGTGTCCGCCCTTCAAGATCATCATTCTCGACGAGGCCGACTCGATGACCCATGCCGCCCAGTCCGCGCTGCGTCGCACCATGGAGAAGGAGAGCCGCAGCACCCGCTTCTGCCTGATCTGCAACTATGTCTCCAGGATTATTGTGCCCATCACCTCGCGCTGTTCCAAGTTTCGCTTCAAGGCGCTGGGCGACGACCAGGTGATTGCCCGGCTGAAGCACATTTGCGAGGCGGAGGGCGTGAGGATCGAAGAGGAGGCCTACGGATCGATTGTCAAGATCTCTGGCGGAGATCTGCGCAGGGCCATCACCACCCTGCAGTCCTGCTACCGCCTGAAGGGCCCCGAGCACCTGATCAACACGGCCGATCTGTTCGAGATGTCGGGCGTGATACCCGAGTACTATCTGGAGGACTACCTGGAGGTCTGTCGCTCGGGCAACTACGAGCGCCTCGAGCAGTTCGTGCGCGAGATCGGCTTTTCCGCCTACAGCGTTGGCCAGATGATGGAGCAGTTTGTCGAGTTCATCGTCCACCATCAGGGGCTGAATGATCCGCAGAAGGCCACCATCTGCGATAAGTTGGGT GAATGCTGTTTTCGCCTGCAGGACGGCGGTTCCGAGTACCTGCAGATCATGGACCTCGGCTGCTGCATCATCTTGGCTCTGAAGTGA
- the Taf9 gene encoding transcription initiation factor TFIID subunit 9 encodes MSGEKAEKAKISAQIKHVPKDAQVIMSILKELNIQEYEPRVVNQMLEFTFRYVTCILDDAKVYANHARKKTIDMDDVRLATEMTLDKSFTGPPARHVLAKVADVRNAMPLPPIKPHCGLRLPPDRYCLTGVNYKLRATNQPKKMTKSAVEGRPLKTVVKPVSSANGPKRAHSVVSKQQVVTIPKPVIKFTTTTTTKTVASSSGSGGGGGLEVKSEPSGVGGGDLKMEVDSDAAAVGSIASGSGSGAGNASGASSSGVGVAVKREREEEEFEFVAN; translated from the exons ATGAGCGGCGAGAAGGCCGAAAAGGCCAAGATCAGTGCCCAAATAAAGCACGTGCCGAAGGACGCGCAGGTGATCATGTCCATTCTGAAGGAGCTGAACATCCAGGAGTACGAGCCGCGCGTGGTCAACCAGATGCTGGAGTTCACCTTCC GCTACGTCACCTGCATTCTGGACGACGCCAAGGTGTATGCGAACCATGCGCGCAAGAAGACCATCGACATGGACGACGTGCGCTTGGCCACCGAGATGACGCTGGACAAGAGCTTCACCGGTCCGCCGGCCCGTCATGTGTTGGCCAAGGTGGCCGACGTGCGTAACGCCATGCCCCTGCCGCCCATCAAGCCGCACTGCGGTCTGCGCCTGCCCCCCGATCGCTACTGCCTCACCGGGGTCAACTACAAGCTGCGGGCCACAAATCAGCCCAAGAAGATGACCAAGTCGGCGGTGGAGGGACGTCCCCTGAAGACCGTCGTCAAGCCGGTCTCCAGTGCCAATGGGCCGAAGAGAGCCCACTCGGTGGTGTCTAAGCAGCAGGTGGTGACCATTCCCAAGCCCGTCATCAAGTTCACCACAACGACCACCACGAAAACGGTGGCCAGCTCCAGCGGATCGGGTGGCGGAGGAGGTCTGGAGGTGAAGAGCGAGCCCAGCGGCGTCGGGGGAGGAGACCTCAAAATGGAGGTGGACAGCGATGCGGCGGCCGTGGGCAGCATCGCCAGCGGATCGGGATCAGGAGCGGGAAATGCCAGCGGGGCATCCTCCTCCGGCGTGGGAGTGGCCGTCAAGCGGGagcgcgaggaggaggagtttgAGTTTGTGGCCAACTAG
- the LOC108056701 gene encoding uncharacterized protein isoform X2 codes for MNVKYYYYTRTRGLFRICYPKERPPASAVPTYLSPIETHCSNIDYFPQAEDEKIANEDATSRLHLARSCIALFIISFVTIFCAFWTGLSGCWKRSSGAITATSILLLVTCLLAAGAMGLWHTVEFFEKEKVVGEDYFQQWNTVLRDNTKIAYDWSYIVAWAGIGTCLLAAILLSGAAVCLRNEREKEEQLNLQYLMPVYSQKQPPYPPYPNYAQPQIYPGPYYHGSQYGPYNY; via the exons ATGAATGTGAAGTACTATTACTACACGCGGACACGAGGATTGTTCAGGATTTGCTATCCCAAGGAGCGGCCACCGGCGTCGGCGG TGCCAACCTATTTGTCACCGATCGAGACGCACTGCTCGAACATCGACTACTTCCCGCAGGCGGAGGACGAGAAGATCGCCAATGAGGACGCCACCTCGCGCCTCCACTTGGCCCGCTCCTGCATCGCCCTGTTCATCATCAGCTTCGTGACCATCTTCTGTGCCTTCTGGACCGGCCTCTCCGGCTGCTGGAAACGCTCCTCGGGCGCCATCACGGCCACCTCGATCCTGCTGCTAGTCACCTGTCTTCTGGCTGCCGGCGCCATGGGCCTCTGGCACACCGTCGAGTTCTTTGAGAAGGAGAAGGTCGTTGGCGAGGACTACTTCCAGCAGTGGAACACG GTCCTGCGCGACAACACGAAGATCGCCTACGACTGGTCGTACATCGTGGCCTGGGCAGGAATCGGAACCTGTCTCCTGGCAGCCATCCTGCTCTCTGGAGCGGCCGTTTGTCTGCGCAATGAGCgggagaaggaggagcagctgaaCCTGCAGTACCTGATGCCAG TTTACTCGCAGAAGCAGCCACCCTATCCGCCCTACCCCAACTACGCCCAGCCGCAGATCTACCCAGGACCCTATTATCATGGCTCGCAGTACGGCCCCTACAACTACTAA